A single genomic interval of Helianthus annuus cultivar XRQ/B chromosome 13, HanXRQr2.0-SUNRISE, whole genome shotgun sequence harbors:
- the LOC118485714 gene encoding protein FAR1-RELATED SEQUENCE 6-like: protein MKDDIYTEETRISFSSLCVTFGAGLLVNKTIESYKCRGFLESTWGPTILGIKRSGPSHEIGCPTSVHSIKPQTLYVAYHEDTANKAMKKIVQQVFTASHHRLCMWYIMRKLPTKISGDLLQNTNVRACIHRLVWNVYIKQSTFETRWADLLETFALDENQWLKEMHEIRERWAPAYFRDIPMYCLIKTTSCCESSNASFM, encoded by the exons ATGAAAGACGATATATACACCGAGGAAACGCGTATCTCTTTCTCTTCGTTG TGCGTGACTTTTGGTGCGGGCTTGCTAGTAAACAAGACAATTGAATCATACAAATGTCGAGGCTTTCTTGAAAGCACATGGGGCCCAACCATACTTGGTATTAAGCGATCAGGACCCAGCCACGAAATAGGTTGTCCAACAAGTGTTCACAGCATCAAGCCACAGACTTTGTATGTGGCATATCATGAAGACACTGCCAACAAAG CCATGAAAAAGATTGTTCAACAAGTGTTCACAGCATCACACCATAGACTTTGTATGTGGTATATCATGAGGAAACTGCCAACAAAG ATATCAGGTGACCTTTTACAAAACACAAATGTCAGGGCATGCATTCACCGACTGGTTTGGAATGTTTATATAAAGCAATCTACTTTTGAAACCCGTTGGGCAGATCTGCTGGAAACATTTGCTTTAGATGAGAATCAATGGCTTAAAGAGATGCATGAAATCAGGGAACGTTGGGCACCCGCTTACTTCAGAGACATCCCCATGTATTGCCTCATCAAGACGACTTCATGCTGCGAGAGCTCAAATGCATCCTTTATGTAA